The following are encoded in a window of Bacillus sp. SORGH_AS_0510 genomic DNA:
- the ilvN gene encoding acetolactate synthase small subunit gives MKRIITATVQDRSGVLNRVTGLLQRRQFNISSISVGPTETEGISKMTLVVEVEDDQRLEQVTKQLNKQIDVLKVSDITDKAIVARELALIKVASSSQLRSEINGIIDPFRALIIDVSKDSLAIQITGRPDKIDALIELLRPYGIKEIARTGLTALQRGHQPQVNELATYSLLK, from the coding sequence ATGAAACGGATCATAACAGCCACTGTCCAAGACCGAAGCGGCGTCCTAAACCGGGTCACAGGCCTCTTACAAAGACGGCAATTCAATATTTCAAGCATCTCTGTTGGGCCGACGGAAACCGAAGGCATCTCTAAGATGACGTTAGTAGTCGAAGTGGAAGACGACCAACGCCTTGAACAAGTAACAAAACAATTAAACAAGCAAATTGATGTATTAAAAGTATCCGATATTACGGACAAAGCCATTGTTGCAAGAGAGCTCGCTCTAATCAAGGTAGCCAGCAGCAGCCAGCTCCGAAGCGAAATCAACGGAATCATTGATCCGTTTCGTGCCTTAATTATTGATGTCAGCAAGGATAGCTTAGCCATCCAAATCACAGGACGCCCTGATAAAATCGATGCTCTGATTGAGCTGCTCCGCCCTTACGGTATTAAAGAAATTGCCAGAACAGGACTGACGGCCCTTCAAAGAGGACATCAACCGCAAGTAAATGAATTAGCTACGTACTCACTATTAAAATAA
- the ilvD gene encoding dihydroxy-acid dehydratase yields the protein MRSDMIKKGIDRAPHRSLLYATGVKTSDLEKPFIGVCNSFIEIIPGHKHLNHFGEIVKEAIREAGGIPFEFNTIGVDDGIAMGHIGMRYSLPSREIIADSAETVINAHWFDGVFYIPNCDKITPGMLMAAARTNVPSVFISGGPMEAGVSPSTGKNLSLTSVFEGVGAYHNGTISQQQLLEIETQACPTCGSCSGMFTANSMNCLMEVLGMTVPGNGTIVATSDERHELIRQAARHLIDLVKKDIRPRDIITREAIDNAFALDMAMGGSTNTVLHTLAIAHEAGIDYDLREINKIAERVPYLSKIMPASDFSMDDVHRAGGVSAIINELYKVDGALHDNCLTITGKTLRENVKDATITNQEVIRTKDNPYSPVGGLSILYGNIAPDGGVIKVGAVDPSIQTFLGEAIVFDSQDEALESIHNGTVKAGHVVVIRYEGPKGGPGMPEMLAPTSAIMGRGLGKEVALITDGRFSGASRGISIGHISPEAAEGGPIGLVENGDKILIDLEARSIELVVDDEVLATRLAAWVKPEPKIKTGYLAKYAKLVTSANTGGVMKI from the coding sequence ATGCGAAGCGATATGATTAAAAAGGGAATTGACCGTGCCCCCCACCGCAGCCTTCTATATGCAACTGGGGTAAAAACGAGTGATTTAGAAAAACCATTTATCGGGGTTTGTAACTCGTTTATTGAAATTATTCCCGGACATAAACACCTTAATCATTTCGGTGAGATTGTAAAAGAGGCAATCCGCGAAGCTGGTGGAATTCCTTTTGAATTTAATACAATTGGCGTTGATGATGGAATAGCGATGGGCCATATTGGTATGCGCTATTCCCTCCCTAGCCGTGAAATTATTGCCGATAGTGCCGAAACTGTTATTAATGCCCATTGGTTCGATGGTGTGTTTTACATACCAAACTGTGACAAGATCACACCAGGAATGCTGATGGCTGCCGCAAGAACCAATGTACCATCAGTATTTATTTCAGGTGGTCCAATGGAAGCAGGCGTCTCTCCTTCCACAGGAAAAAACCTTTCCCTCACTTCTGTATTTGAGGGTGTGGGTGCTTACCATAACGGCACCATTAGTCAGCAGCAGCTCCTTGAAATTGAAACTCAAGCCTGCCCAACTTGTGGTTCTTGCTCTGGAATGTTTACAGCAAACTCCATGAACTGCCTCATGGAAGTGTTAGGAATGACGGTACCTGGAAATGGAACGATTGTTGCTACTTCTGATGAGAGACATGAACTGATTCGCCAGGCTGCCAGACATTTGATTGACTTGGTGAAAAAGGATATTCGTCCACGAGACATTATTACGAGAGAAGCCATTGATAATGCCTTTGCACTTGATATGGCAATGGGCGGATCTACTAATACTGTGTTACACACTCTTGCTATTGCCCATGAAGCGGGTATCGATTACGATCTCCGCGAAATTAATAAAATTGCGGAAAGAGTCCCTTACCTTTCTAAGATTATGCCAGCATCTGATTTTTCAATGGACGATGTTCATCGTGCCGGCGGGGTAAGTGCCATTATCAATGAACTATATAAAGTAGATGGTGCATTGCATGACAACTGCCTAACAATTACAGGAAAAACTCTTAGAGAAAATGTGAAGGATGCCACAATTACCAATCAAGAAGTCATCCGCACAAAAGATAATCCATATAGTCCTGTTGGAGGCCTGTCCATCCTTTATGGAAACATTGCACCAGATGGCGGTGTCATCAAGGTTGGTGCTGTCGATCCTTCGATTCAAACATTCCTTGGAGAAGCAATCGTCTTTGATTCTCAGGATGAAGCATTAGAAAGCATTCATAACGGAACGGTTAAAGCCGGCCATGTAGTGGTCATCCGCTACGAAGGTCCAAAAGGCGGTCCAGGAATGCCAGAAATGCTAGCCCCTACCTCCGCTATTATGGGCCGAGGCTTAGGGAAAGAAGTAGCTCTAATCACAGATGGCCGTTTCTCAGGTGCTAGCCGCGGAATTTCCATCGGTCATATCTCACCTGAAGCAGCTGAAGGCGGACCAATTGGCCTCGTTGAAAATGGGGACAAAATTCTAATTGACCTCGAAGCACGTTCAATTGAGCTTGTCGTTGATGATGAAGTGTTAGCAACTAGACTTGCTGCATGGGTAAAACCAGAGCCAAAAATTAAAACTGGTTATCTAGCAAAATATGCAAAGCTTGTTACATCTGCCAATACTGGAGGGGTAATGAAAATATAA
- the leuB gene encoding 3-isopropylmalate dehydrogenase, producing the protein MKKHIVLLPGDGIGKEVIHSAREVLSAVAEEYNHSFSFETHEIGGAAIDQYGTPLPDSTVDACKQADAVLLGAVGGPKWDQNPSHLRPERGLLGIRKALDLYANLRPIKGFKNLLHASPLKEEVVSGSDLLIVRELTGGLYFGTPSERRDNGNAVVDTLAYTRKEIERIVDKGFQAAQQRRGHLTSVDKANVLESSKLWREVVEEKKAQYPDVAVEHVLVDAAAMKLITNPTHFDVIVTENLFGDILSDEASVLTGSLGMLPSASLREDGVGLYEPVHGSAPDIAGKGVANPVAMILSAALMLRYSFQLDDEAKVIEDAVQSVLDAGFHTGDLQVSDGRLVGTVEMTNLIVDYIKSQNASKCIASCYF; encoded by the coding sequence ATGAAAAAACATATTGTCTTACTTCCTGGTGATGGAATCGGTAAGGAAGTCATTCATTCAGCAAGAGAAGTATTAAGCGCCGTAGCGGAAGAATATAATCATTCATTCAGCTTTGAGACCCATGAAATCGGAGGAGCAGCCATTGATCAATACGGCACTCCCCTTCCAGACTCAACGGTTGATGCCTGTAAGCAGGCAGATGCAGTATTACTTGGAGCAGTCGGTGGGCCAAAATGGGATCAGAACCCTTCCCATTTACGTCCAGAACGCGGCTTACTTGGAATCCGTAAGGCACTTGATTTATATGCAAACTTAAGGCCAATCAAAGGATTCAAAAATCTTCTCCATGCATCACCTTTGAAGGAAGAAGTAGTATCTGGCAGTGACCTCCTTATTGTACGTGAATTAACGGGCGGCCTTTACTTTGGAACACCAAGTGAACGACGTGATAATGGAAATGCTGTGGTAGACACACTAGCTTACACACGTAAAGAGATCGAAAGAATTGTAGATAAAGGTTTCCAAGCGGCTCAGCAGCGACGCGGGCACTTAACCTCTGTTGACAAAGCCAATGTGCTTGAGTCCAGTAAACTATGGCGCGAAGTAGTGGAAGAGAAAAAAGCTCAATATCCAGATGTGGCTGTTGAACATGTGTTAGTAGATGCAGCAGCAATGAAATTGATCACGAATCCCACTCACTTTGACGTAATCGTTACTGAGAATCTTTTTGGTGATATCTTAAGCGACGAGGCATCCGTACTAACAGGTTCGCTTGGAATGCTTCCATCTGCCAGCCTACGCGAAGATGGAGTTGGTCTTTATGAACCAGTTCATGGCTCTGCTCCTGACATCGCAGGAAAAGGGGTAGCTAATCCAGTTGCGATGATTTTATCCGCTGCGCTCATGTTACGTTATTCCTTCCAATTAGATGATGAAGCGAAGGTAATTGAAGACGCGGTTCAGTCTGTGCTTGATGCCGGCTTCCATACCGGTGATCTTCAGGTGTCAGATGGACGCCTTGTTGGAACTGTAGAAATGACTAATTTAATCGTGGATTACATTAAATCACAAAATGCATCCAAGTGTATCGCCAGCTGTTATTTTTAA
- a CDS encoding 2-isopropylmalate synthase, which produces MVHVNIFDTTLRDGEQSPGVNLNQLEKLEIARQLERFGVDIMEAGFPASSQGDFEAVRAIAQTIKNASVTGLARATKSDIDIAWDALKDAAEPRLHVFLATSPIHMKYKLMKTPEQVTQTAVDMVAYARQRFPQVEWSAEDASRSDLDFLVQIITKVIDAGATVINLPDTVGYTTPEEYGRMFRYIREHVPNIHKVSLSCHCHDDLGMAVANSLAAIENGVTQVEGTINGIGERAGNASLEEIAVALNIRKDKYPYTTNLVLKEIKRTSDLVSRFTGMLVPPNKAVVGKNAFAHESGIHQDGVLKNTLTYEIITPELVGVKSNDLVLGKHSGRHAFKDKIEQMGYTLSPEKLGKAFIAFKQLTDRKKEVTDEDLFTILTDIQTTSVDVKKYELVAFQVQYGSANLPTATVALTTPEGIRVETARTGSGSVEALMNTLEALIKEEIHLTDFRLSSVGQGRDALAEVHVKMTVNGVKVSGRGSAQDVLEASAKSFLNAVNRVFYNQKALVTETAIS; this is translated from the coding sequence ATGGTTCACGTTAACATCTTTGATACAACCTTACGCGATGGTGAGCAGTCACCTGGTGTGAATTTAAACCAGCTCGAGAAGTTAGAGATTGCAAGACAGCTAGAACGATTTGGTGTAGATATTATGGAGGCCGGCTTCCCGGCTTCCTCACAAGGAGATTTTGAAGCAGTACGAGCGATTGCCCAAACGATTAAAAATGCATCCGTTACAGGCTTGGCACGCGCGACAAAATCAGACATTGACATTGCGTGGGATGCCTTAAAAGATGCGGCTGAGCCTAGATTGCATGTGTTTCTTGCTACCTCCCCTATCCATATGAAATATAAGCTAATGAAAACACCCGAACAAGTCACACAAACGGCAGTGGACATGGTCGCTTATGCTCGCCAAAGATTCCCGCAGGTGGAATGGTCTGCAGAGGATGCTTCCCGCTCTGACCTTGACTTTCTGGTTCAGATTATTACAAAAGTAATTGATGCTGGGGCAACCGTCATCAATCTACCTGATACGGTAGGCTATACAACACCGGAAGAATATGGCCGCATGTTCCGCTACATTCGAGAACATGTACCTAATATTCATAAAGTATCCCTTTCTTGCCACTGCCACGATGACCTGGGTATGGCAGTCGCAAATAGCCTTGCTGCCATTGAAAATGGAGTGACACAAGTAGAGGGAACAATCAACGGAATTGGTGAACGTGCCGGTAACGCCTCTTTAGAGGAAATTGCTGTAGCCTTAAATATTCGTAAAGATAAGTATCCTTACACTACAAATCTAGTATTAAAAGAAATCAAACGTACAAGTGATCTTGTCAGCCGTTTTACAGGTATGTTAGTCCCTCCTAACAAAGCGGTTGTTGGAAAAAATGCTTTTGCCCATGAGTCAGGTATTCATCAGGACGGCGTGTTAAAAAATACCTTAACCTATGAAATTATTACACCTGAATTAGTTGGGGTTAAATCCAATGATTTAGTCCTCGGGAAACACTCCGGCAGACATGCATTTAAGGACAAAATTGAGCAAATGGGCTACACCCTATCTCCTGAAAAACTAGGTAAGGCCTTCATTGCTTTTAAACAATTAACAGACCGAAAAAAAGAAGTAACGGACGAAGATTTGTTTACGATTTTAACCGATATCCAAACGACATCAGTCGATGTGAAAAAATACGAACTTGTTGCTTTCCAAGTACAATACGGTTCAGCCAATCTCCCAACTGCGACGGTAGCATTAACTACTCCAGAAGGAATCCGTGTAGAAACTGCGCGTACAGGATCAGGAAGTGTTGAGGCTCTAATGAACACATTAGAAGCACTCATTAAAGAAGAAATTCATCTCACAGATTTTCGATTAAGTTCCGTTGGCCAAGGCCGAGATGCCCTAGCTGAAGTTCACGTAAAAATGACCGTAAACGGAGTCAAAGTCAGCGGCCGCGGATCAGCGCAAGACGTACTAGAAGCATCAGCCAAATCATTCCTAAACGCAGTAAACCGCGTATTTTATAACCAAAAAGCATTAGTAACAGAAACAGCTATTTCTTAA
- a CDS encoding exonuclease domain-containing protein, with product MGMNEMIQFFKQISGKISPNIYAGIQGQSTPQQIAFLRQVQREMKQNNALESPLHELKVVVFDLETTGFHPDKGDQVISIGAVKMVGSQIREAETFYSLIKSNLPLSEEIAALTNIQESELKAAPSASEVLIKFMQFIKSDSLIAHHAKHEQSFMQKMTWDLLRTKFNHRIIDTSFLIRLSNPSIKSWPLEDVCTQCGIDIKNRHHALGDAMMTAQIWSHFLQLAHIKGFTNLQEVYEYLAKID from the coding sequence ATGGGGATGAATGAGATGATCCAATTTTTCAAACAAATATCTGGAAAAATTAGTCCGAATATTTACGCAGGTATCCAAGGCCAATCTACACCACAGCAAATCGCCTTTCTTAGACAGGTTCAAAGAGAAATGAAACAAAATAACGCCTTAGAATCTCCCCTGCACGAATTAAAGGTTGTTGTTTTTGACTTAGAAACGACTGGATTTCATCCGGATAAGGGTGACCAAGTGATTTCCATTGGAGCTGTAAAGATGGTCGGTAGCCAAATTAGAGAGGCAGAGACCTTCTACTCATTAATCAAATCAAATCTTCCACTTTCGGAAGAGATTGCTGCACTTACTAATATCCAAGAATCAGAGCTTAAGGCAGCACCATCTGCCTCCGAGGTATTGATCAAGTTTATGCAATTCATTAAAAGTGATAGTTTAATCGCACACCATGCAAAACACGAACAATCCTTTATGCAAAAAATGACTTGGGATCTATTACGAACAAAATTTAATCATCGAATTATCGATACCTCCTTCTTAATTCGACTCTCTAACCCCTCAATCAAATCTTGGCCACTTGAAGATGTATGTACTCAATGTGGAATTGATATAAAAAATAGGCACCATGCACTTGGAGATGCGATGATGACCGCACAAATTTGGAGCCATTTTTTACAACTGGCGCATATAAAGGGATTTACTAATTTGCAGGAGGTGTATGAATACCTTGCTAAAATAGATTAA
- the ilvC gene encoding ketol-acid reductoisomerase has protein sequence MVKVLYNGDIQEAVLQGKKVAVIGYGSQGHAHALNLKESGFDVVVGLRGGKSWDKAVEDGLDVRSVAEATAVADVVMVLLPDEMQPKVYEESIKPNLEAGNALVFAHGFNVHFSQIVPPADVDVFLVAPKGPGHLVRRTYTEGAGVPALYAVYQDYTGQAREVALAYAKGIGSARAGVLETTFQEETETDLFGEQAVLCGGTTALIKAGFETLVEAGYQPEVAYFECLHELKLIVDLLYEGGLENMRYSISDTAQWGDFVSGPRVVNEDTKARMKEVLKDIQTGVFAKGWILENQANRPQFNAINRAENNHQIEVVGRELRALMPFIKKPVNAKKEVVVNGSR, from the coding sequence ATGGTAAAGGTACTTTATAACGGAGATATTCAAGAGGCAGTTTTACAAGGAAAAAAAGTTGCGGTAATCGGATATGGTTCACAAGGTCATGCACATGCTTTGAACTTAAAAGAAAGTGGATTTGATGTAGTGGTTGGTCTTAGAGGCGGCAAATCATGGGATAAGGCAGTTGAAGATGGACTTGATGTTCGTTCTGTAGCAGAAGCAACTGCTGTTGCCGATGTGGTCATGGTTCTTCTTCCAGACGAAATGCAACCTAAAGTGTATGAAGAAAGTATTAAACCAAATCTTGAAGCAGGTAATGCTCTTGTTTTTGCTCACGGCTTTAATGTTCACTTTAGCCAAATTGTCCCTCCAGCTGATGTAGATGTCTTCCTCGTTGCACCTAAAGGACCTGGACATTTAGTAAGACGCACATACACTGAAGGCGCTGGCGTTCCTGCCCTTTACGCTGTTTATCAAGACTATACTGGTCAAGCGCGTGAAGTAGCTCTTGCATATGCAAAAGGAATTGGATCTGCTCGTGCAGGTGTGTTAGAAACTACATTCCAAGAGGAAACAGAAACAGATCTATTCGGAGAACAAGCGGTCCTATGTGGAGGTACAACGGCTCTTATCAAAGCAGGCTTCGAAACACTTGTAGAAGCAGGTTATCAGCCTGAGGTTGCCTATTTTGAGTGCTTACACGAATTGAAGTTAATCGTGGACCTTTTATATGAGGGTGGCTTAGAAAACATGCGCTATTCTATTTCAGATACAGCTCAATGGGGAGATTTCGTATCTGGACCACGCGTTGTAAATGAGGATACAAAAGCAAGAATGAAGGAAGTTTTAAAAGATATCCAAACTGGCGTGTTTGCAAAAGGCTGGATCCTTGAAAACCAAGCAAATCGCCCACAATTCAACGCAATCAATCGCGCTGAGAACAATCACCAAATCGAGGTTGTTGGCCGAGAACTTCGTGCATTAATGCCATTCATTAAAAAGCCAGTAAATGCGAAGAAGGAAGTGGTGGTAAATGGTTCACGTTAA
- the ilvE gene encoding branched-chain-amino-acid transaminase, with protein sequence MGSQWIFLGGEFVKKEDAVISVYDHGFLYGDGVFEGIRVYSGNVFRLDAHLKRLYESAQSIMLDIPYTQEEMTQLVVETIRKNQLDSAYIRVVVSRGRGNLGLDPSSCSNPNVIIIAEELTMYPQEFYENGIKIASVASRRNRPDVLSPQIKSLNYLNNILVKLEANQVGVQEALMLNDQGYVTEGSADNIFIVKNGVIYTPPVYLGALEGITRNAIIDVARAKGYEVRESPFTRHDVYVADEVFLTGTAVEVIAVIEVDRRVIKNGKPGEVTNELLKEFRRIVTTDGVACYPEGANHAIVS encoded by the coding sequence TTGGGAAGTCAATGGATTTTCCTTGGCGGCGAATTCGTCAAGAAAGAGGATGCTGTTATTTCAGTATATGATCACGGTTTTTTATATGGGGATGGCGTATTTGAAGGCATTCGCGTATACAGCGGAAACGTCTTTAGACTAGACGCTCACCTTAAAAGACTGTACGAATCAGCTCAATCCATTATGCTGGATATTCCTTATACACAGGAGGAAATGACGCAATTAGTTGTTGAGACAATTAGAAAAAACCAACTGGACAGCGCCTATATTCGTGTCGTTGTTTCACGTGGTAGAGGAAATTTAGGCCTGGACCCTTCATCCTGCTCCAATCCAAATGTAATCATTATCGCTGAGGAACTTACCATGTATCCACAGGAGTTTTATGAAAACGGGATTAAAATAGCTTCCGTAGCTAGCAGAAGGAATCGCCCAGATGTACTAAGTCCACAAATTAAATCGCTTAACTACTTAAATAATATCCTTGTTAAATTAGAAGCCAATCAGGTAGGGGTTCAAGAAGCCCTCATGCTGAATGACCAAGGTTATGTAACTGAAGGTTCTGCTGACAATATCTTCATTGTAAAGAATGGTGTCATTTACACCCCTCCAGTCTATTTAGGAGCATTAGAAGGAATTACCCGCAACGCCATCATCGATGTTGCAAGAGCGAAAGGGTACGAGGTTAGGGAATCACCATTTACCAGACATGATGTGTATGTTGCTGATGAAGTGTTCTTAACGGGAACAGCCGTTGAAGTCATTGCTGTTATTGAAGTTGATCGCCGGGTGATCAAAAATGGAAAACCTGGTGAAGTTACGAACGAACTATTAAAAGAATTTAGACGAATTGTCACAACAGACGGAGTGGCTTGTTATCCAGAAGGTGCAAACCATGCCATTGTCAGTTAG
- the ilvB gene encoding acetolactate synthase large subunit, translating to MKVEAKKLEFQTSTEPKTGADLLIDLLKQEGVDTLFGYPGGAVLPIYDAIYRAKGTINHILFRHEQGMIHAAEGYARITGKPGVVIATSGPGATNLVTGITDAMMDSLPLVVFTGQVARSVIGTDAFQEADVMAITTPITKHNYQVQSISDLPRIVKEAFHIASTGRPGPVLVDIPKDISAGELTEEPKEAFINLPGYQPTTKPNPLQIKKLADSISKAKKPVVLAGAGVLHGKASVELTAFAEKYDLPVVTTLLGLGAFPADSPLSLGMGGMHGTYAANMALYDCDLLINFGARFDDRLTGNLKHFAPNAKVAHIDIDPAEIGKNIPTQIPIVSDTREALLELAQHEVEQPEHQAWLATLQQYKQEYPLWYKHDSNGICPQWVIEAVHKVTNGNAIVATDVGQHQMWAAQYYTFKQPHRWITSGGLGTMGFGFPAAIGAQIASPESTVVAIVGDGGFQMTLQELSVIYERNLPVKIIIVNNGALGMVRQWQELLHGNRISESILHTQPDFVKLAESYSIRGVKVNTQEELITVLPEVFAHNGPVLVDCRVLQQEKVFPMIAPGKGIHEMIGVKP from the coding sequence GTGAAAGTAGAAGCAAAAAAGCTGGAATTCCAAACCAGTACTGAACCCAAAACAGGTGCCGACCTTCTGATCGACTTATTGAAACAAGAAGGTGTTGATACATTATTTGGGTATCCAGGAGGTGCCGTCCTTCCGATCTATGATGCCATCTATCGGGCAAAAGGAACCATCAATCATATCCTTTTCCGCCACGAGCAAGGTATGATCCATGCTGCTGAAGGATATGCTCGGATTACTGGAAAACCTGGAGTAGTCATTGCCACTTCAGGGCCAGGTGCCACGAACCTGGTAACTGGAATTACCGATGCCATGATGGATTCCCTTCCGCTCGTAGTATTTACAGGGCAGGTTGCACGGAGTGTCATCGGCACAGACGCCTTCCAGGAAGCAGACGTGATGGCTATTACAACACCAATTACCAAACATAATTATCAAGTGCAATCTATTTCCGATTTACCAAGAATTGTGAAGGAAGCTTTCCATATTGCTTCTACCGGCCGGCCTGGCCCAGTCTTAGTCGACATTCCAAAAGATATTTCGGCAGGAGAATTAACAGAAGAACCAAAAGAAGCTTTTATCAATCTACCAGGCTATCAGCCAACAACCAAACCTAATCCATTACAAATTAAGAAACTGGCAGATTCTATTTCTAAAGCAAAAAAGCCGGTTGTCCTCGCCGGAGCTGGAGTTCTTCACGGCAAAGCTTCAGTTGAACTGACTGCTTTTGCTGAAAAATACGATCTTCCAGTAGTCACTACACTACTTGGATTAGGTGCCTTCCCTGCTGACAGCCCTCTCTCCTTAGGAATGGGCGGGATGCATGGAACATATGCAGCAAATATGGCTTTATACGATTGTGATTTACTTATCAATTTTGGCGCACGGTTCGATGATCGCTTAACTGGGAACTTGAAACACTTTGCACCAAATGCAAAGGTAGCCCATATCGACATTGACCCTGCCGAAATTGGAAAAAACATACCAACACAAATTCCAATTGTTTCTGATACACGTGAGGCATTATTGGAATTAGCGCAGCATGAGGTGGAACAGCCGGAGCACCAAGCCTGGCTAGCAACACTCCAACAGTACAAACAGGAATATCCGCTTTGGTATAAGCATGATTCAAACGGAATATGTCCACAGTGGGTAATTGAGGCTGTTCATAAAGTAACGAATGGAAATGCCATTGTTGCAACTGACGTAGGTCAGCATCAAATGTGGGCCGCTCAGTATTACACTTTTAAGCAGCCACACCGTTGGATCACATCAGGTGGACTTGGCACGATGGGCTTTGGCTTTCCTGCCGCCATCGGAGCACAAATTGCCTCACCAGAAAGTACAGTTGTTGCTATTGTAGGAGACGGAGGTTTCCAAATGACCCTTCAGGAATTATCGGTCATTTATGAAAGAAACCTTCCTGTAAAAATCATCATCGTTAATAACGGGGCACTCGGAATGGTTCGCCAATGGCAGGAACTACTGCATGGAAACCGTATTTCTGAATCTATCCTTCATACTCAGCCTGATTTCGTCAAGCTGGCTGAAAGTTACTCGATTCGCGGTGTTAAAGTGAACACACAGGAAGAGCTCATTACAGTCTTACCAGAAGTTTTTGCACACAATGGCCCAGTTCTTGTTGATTGCCGCGTTCTTCAACAGGAAAAAGTGTTTCCAATGATTGCACCAGGCAAAGGAATCCATGAAATGATTGGGGTGAAACCATGA
- the leuC gene encoding 3-isopropylmalate dehydratase large subunit, with translation MQTPKNIIQKIWEQHVVHQEEGKPDLLYIDLHLVHEVTSPQAFEGLRMNGRKVRRPDLTYATMDHNVPTRQRLVINDPISKKQIDTLQENCQEFGITLADIHHPDNGIVHVIGPELGLTQPGKTIVCGDSHTSTHGAFGALAFGIGTSEVEHVLATQTLWQAPPKTLNVKVNGKLGVGVTAKDLILAIIGKFGVQFGTGYVMEYTGEAIRALSMEERMTVCNMSIEAGARAGLITPDETTFEYLRGRRHVPQGEAFEEAVAAWKLLATDEGATYDAVVEIEAAEVEPQVTWGTNPGMCIPVTANVPSPDDVERASEKDEINRALEYMGLIAGEPISNVKIDHVFIGSCTNSRLSDLRKAAEVIRGKKVNPSVTAIVVPGSFSVKLAAEKEGLDVIFKESGFEWREAGCSMCLAMNDDIVPAGERCASTSNRNFEGRQGNGARTHLVSPEMAAAAAVAGHFVDVRQFTAQEVM, from the coding sequence ATGCAAACACCAAAAAATATCATCCAAAAAATCTGGGAACAACATGTTGTCCATCAAGAGGAAGGCAAGCCCGATTTACTTTATATCGATTTACACCTCGTACATGAAGTAACCTCTCCTCAAGCATTTGAAGGCTTACGAATGAACGGACGCAAAGTCCGCCGTCCGGATCTTACTTACGCAACAATGGATCATAATGTTCCTACCCGGCAGCGTCTTGTTATTAATGACCCCATTTCTAAAAAGCAAATTGATACCTTACAGGAAAACTGTCAGGAGTTCGGTATTACATTGGCTGACATTCATCATCCAGACAATGGAATCGTCCATGTTATTGGTCCTGAGCTTGGCCTCACCCAACCTGGAAAAACTATTGTCTGCGGGGATAGTCACACCTCAACCCATGGTGCATTCGGGGCCTTAGCCTTTGGTATTGGTACAAGTGAAGTAGAACATGTTCTTGCCACCCAAACGCTTTGGCAGGCTCCGCCAAAAACTCTTAATGTAAAAGTAAACGGAAAACTTGGAGTTGGCGTAACAGCCAAGGACCTCATTCTAGCGATCATTGGCAAATTTGGCGTCCAATTTGGAACAGGTTATGTAATGGAATATACTGGGGAAGCGATTCGTGCCTTGTCCATGGAAGAACGGATGACCGTTTGTAACATGTCGATCGAAGCTGGTGCAAGAGCAGGCTTGATCACTCCTGATGAAACAACCTTTGAATATTTACGAGGCCGCCGTCACGTACCACAAGGGGAAGCTTTTGAAGAAGCAGTTGCAGCTTGGAAATTATTAGCTACTGACGAAGGTGCTACTTATGATGCAGTGGTTGAAATTGAGGCTGCAGAAGTCGAACCTCAGGTTACATGGGGAACCAATCCTGGTATGTGTATTCCTGTCACAGCCAATGTCCCAAGTCCGGATGATGTTGAAAGAGCTAGCGAAAAGGACGAAATTAACCGCGCGCTTGAATACATGGGACTTATAGCTGGTGAACCAATTTCAAATGTAAAAATTGATCATGTGTTCATTGGTTCTTGTACCAATTCACGGTTAAGCGACCTGCGGAAAGCGGCAGAAGTGATTCGTGGCAAAAAGGTCAATCCTTCCGTTACGGCGATTGTTGTTCCAGGCTCGTTTAGTGTAAAACTTGCGGCGGAAAAAGAAGGCTTAGATGTCATCTTTAAGGAATCGGGCTTTGAATGGCGTGAGGCGGGCTGCAGTATGTGTTTAGCCATGAATGATGATATTGTCCCTGCTGGCGAACGCTGTGCCTCCACTTCTAACCGGAACTTTGAAGGAAGACAAGGAAATGGCGCACGTACACATCTTGTCAGTCCTGAGATGGCCGCTGCGGCTGCGGTTGCAGGTCACTTTGTTGATGTTCGTCAATTCACTGCTCAGGAGGTTATGTAA